A window from Thermincola ferriacetica encodes these proteins:
- a CDS encoding STAS domain-containing protein: MLELQTIVKGTDRMIELIGELDIATVDKFKTSVEEARQGATALTLNMEKLSFVDSTGVGGLLNVIKSLKNDNIDVKIRNLSAEVYEVFDLLGLPMLLGREVFEQRE; the protein is encoded by the coding sequence ATGTTAGAATTACAAACGATTGTTAAGGGTACTGACAGAATGATAGAATTAATCGGGGAACTCGATATAGCGACGGTAGACAAGTTCAAGACCAGTGTGGAGGAAGCCCGGCAGGGGGCCACAGCTTTGACCTTGAACATGGAAAAACTGAGTTTTGTTGATTCTACCGGTGTTGGTGGTTTACTTAACGTTATTAAGAGCTTAAAAAATGACAACATTGATGTGAAAATACGCAACTTGTCTGCCGAGGTTTACGAAGTCTTTGACCTGTTGGGGCTACCCATGCTGCTGGGCCGTGAAGTGTTTGAACAGCGGGAATAA
- a CDS encoding FapA family protein produces the protein MPVENTCITTEGVTVEEAVNKALKALRISREQAKIEILDEGKHGFLGMGARPAKVKVCVREDAMAEIELTDLLIALDIKDETGQENYRSKVVYKDFGVAAVKKGELIITNPVAEGKYATITPGKHVNLLINGKKVENETYVSEEDKVHIDIVNDEPVNTIELKLSEDKVEARIRLIRHPGANYRLKDQPRTNKLTLLTEVAEVVEPPPVTPDDIKRFLQENNIIEGVYQDVIEQVIANPNSKESFLIARGQRPVDGVDAYVRCLFLENKPDEEEGLFGRNKLISVSKGDVIAVKVPPQEGVDGRTVTGEKIKARPAVDCSIIVKGGCELVDNGRKVVASIDGRPVVEYNGQNAVLTVEPVLEVTNVDGITGDIKFSGDVRVTGEVREGYKVEATGNIEVFGDVTRATLKARGSVKVHKMVLGSTIVAGGLAALYTSILPLLKEIRDLVDKTYTVALQLKQVPGFKTSDLQTRGDGQLIQLLIDSKFHNVPKAVSELVAAVSSEEQVVHEEVINVVTLLQKSLCGLGPLHLDKIDYLLILIKGLDQVTDFINNYMRKAECITVRYVQNSTLLSSGDVIIEGQGCYISTVTAGGEVIVAGNPGIARGVKITAGRSITVKELGSAFDTQTSVAIKGTGKFSAELIHPNVIVQIGTEKYRVDNLYRNFNAYVNHEGRLITDKLKA, from the coding sequence ATGCCAGTTGAGAATACCTGTATCACTACCGAGGGGGTTACTGTTGAGGAGGCGGTAAACAAGGCCCTCAAAGCATTGAGAATTTCCAGGGAACAGGCAAAAATTGAGATTTTGGATGAAGGCAAGCACGGCTTTCTGGGCATGGGCGCAAGGCCCGCAAAAGTTAAAGTATGTGTCAGAGAAGACGCAATGGCTGAAATTGAATTAACAGATTTATTGATCGCTCTTGATATAAAGGATGAGACCGGGCAGGAAAACTACCGATCAAAAGTGGTTTATAAAGACTTCGGTGTTGCGGCGGTAAAAAAGGGAGAACTCATTATTACCAACCCCGTGGCGGAAGGTAAATATGCTACAATTACGCCCGGGAAACACGTGAATTTATTGATTAACGGTAAAAAAGTTGAAAATGAAACTTATGTTTCAGAAGAAGACAAAGTACATATTGATATAGTTAATGACGAACCCGTAAATACTATTGAATTAAAACTTTCAGAGGATAAAGTGGAAGCCCGGATAAGGCTGATTAGACACCCGGGGGCCAATTACCGGTTGAAGGACCAGCCCCGGACCAACAAGCTGACTTTGCTGACAGAAGTAGCCGAAGTAGTTGAGCCGCCGCCGGTTACACCGGACGATATAAAGAGATTCTTGCAGGAGAATAACATTATCGAAGGAGTTTATCAGGATGTTATCGAGCAGGTTATAGCCAATCCCAATAGCAAAGAGAGTTTTCTGATTGCCCGGGGGCAAAGGCCTGTAGATGGGGTTGATGCTTATGTGAGGTGCCTTTTTCTGGAAAATAAACCGGATGAGGAGGAAGGACTGTTTGGACGGAATAAACTGATTTCGGTAAGCAAAGGTGACGTCATTGCTGTCAAGGTTCCTCCCCAGGAAGGAGTGGACGGACGGACGGTAACCGGTGAAAAGATTAAAGCCAGACCCGCAGTGGATTGTTCCATTATCGTTAAAGGCGGTTGTGAACTGGTGGATAACGGTCGGAAAGTTGTGGCCAGTATCGACGGCAGACCGGTAGTGGAGTACAACGGGCAAAACGCAGTACTCACGGTTGAACCTGTGCTGGAAGTGACAAATGTAGACGGTATAACGGGAGATATAAAGTTTTCCGGTGACGTTCGGGTTACGGGCGAAGTCAGGGAGGGATATAAAGTTGAAGCCACAGGCAATATTGAGGTATTTGGCGATGTAACCAGGGCAACGCTTAAGGCCCGGGGTAGTGTTAAAGTACATAAAATGGTGCTGGGAAGCACTATAGTGGCCGGTGGGCTGGCAGCTTTATATACATCGATTTTGCCTTTATTAAAGGAAATAAGGGACCTTGTGGATAAAACTTATACTGTGGCCCTGCAGTTAAAACAAGTGCCGGGGTTTAAAACTTCGGACCTGCAGACCAGAGGTGACGGGCAGTTAATTCAACTGCTTATAGATTCCAAGTTTCATAATGTGCCCAAGGCAGTTAGTGAGTTGGTCGCGGCCGTATCAAGTGAAGAACAGGTTGTGCACGAAGAGGTTATAAATGTAGTTACCCTTCTTCAGAAAAGTTTATGTGGTCTGGGTCCGCTGCACCTGGATAAAATTGATTATCTCCTGATTCTTATAAAGGGATTAGACCAGGTCACGGATTTTATAAATAATTATATGCGGAAAGCAGAATGTATTACTGTAAGATATGTGCAGAATTCCACTCTACTGTCCAGCGGGGATGTGATTATAGAAGGTCAGGGGTGCTACATTTCTACGGTAACAGCGGGTGGTGAAGTTATTGTTGCCGGAAACCCAGGTATTGCGAGGGGAGTAAAAATTACAGCCGGTCGCAGTATAACTGTTAAAGAGCTGGGTTCGGCATTCGATACCCAAACTTCCGTGGCGATTAAAGGAACCGGTAAATTTTCTGCCGAATTAATACATCCCAATGTTATAGTGCAGATAGGAACCGAAAAGTATAGGGTGGATAATTTATATAGGAATTTTAATGCTTACGTAAACCATGAAGGACGCTTAATTACCGATAAACTTAAAGCATAA
- a CDS encoding HD domain-containing phosphohydrolase, whose translation MIIGNIRLWAFNAIVFAVSVYLLNHYVPTDLGLWVVILFFAAAVLLFSLLKTYLSMAGALSLESAVIIIYVLSYGFSAVWVVAIAMLGFTLFTKQSLQDSILIIGGQALVVWVAGFLFVVAGGNFGALDLRADYLPVLSFVAGYLILVSAFKAIYRTIAADKPVEVLITVPDDSLTLTVAVLTGIVGTIVLQSSGLPGIIMILFLLAAIWKIFKDYHYSEQKYLKTVETFLNVSENKIPHLRGHSERVVKFCQILLKHLRVTRDERITIEYAALLHDIGKLGMPEKLLKLRNYLTSEEMQQLQAHAEIGRNLIQQIHGLSNVAELIYCHHERYNGTGYPRQLAGQDIPFGARVIAIADRFDNFMFRDGLKLEQACTELKNIAGTELDPELVETFLQALMSDKKVIILDDDRLTERLESGAKDVIEQLRYYLDKSWVLESLRMNYVALYEDGQIKNLGREEVPDSIKSYLLDYLKEGIDRYGKEFIIDSASAKIFETYFIPVSERSCLITVFDMTEILKTEKARDEREINIYRDVIMAVTQGKLLLAAKEEIQTYHDEDKVHYQMELVEPQDVARARALIREALQKAPLPNRRKTQMVLCVSEAATNVIKHVGKGKVFVYLLDHAIRVIIQDNGPGIDISQLPQVTLRKGYSTKISLGYGFTIMLDYLDRLIMSTTGGTTLVLEMVYGIGQSNSSPSRVLEEKVVPGNAS comes from the coding sequence ATGATTATAGGCAATATTAGATTATGGGCATTTAATGCAATTGTATTTGCCGTCAGTGTTTATTTGCTTAATCACTATGTTCCGACAGACCTTGGTTTGTGGGTCGTAATTTTGTTTTTTGCTGCTGCTGTCCTTTTATTTTCACTATTAAAGACTTATTTATCGATGGCTGGGGCTTTATCACTGGAAAGCGCCGTTATCATTATTTATGTTTTGAGCTATGGCTTTTCCGCAGTTTGGGTTGTTGCTATCGCTATGTTAGGATTTACCCTGTTCACGAAGCAGTCTTTACAGGATTCTATTCTAATTATCGGTGGACAAGCGCTGGTTGTTTGGGTGGCCGGTTTTTTGTTTGTTGTGGCAGGTGGCAACTTTGGGGCATTGGATTTGCGCGCCGATTATTTACCTGTACTGAGTTTTGTGGCCGGTTACCTTATTTTGGTTTCCGCCTTTAAGGCCATTTACAGGACTATAGCTGCCGATAAACCGGTAGAGGTGTTAATTACAGTTCCTGACGATAGTTTAACCTTGACCGTAGCCGTATTAACAGGCATTGTGGGTACCATAGTTTTGCAAAGCAGCGGGTTACCGGGAATTATCATGATTTTGTTTTTACTTGCTGCCATATGGAAAATATTTAAGGATTATCATTATTCCGAACAAAAATACCTAAAAACGGTGGAGACCTTTTTAAATGTCTCTGAAAACAAAATTCCCCATTTGCGGGGCCATTCCGAAAGAGTAGTCAAGTTTTGCCAAATTCTCTTAAAACACCTGCGGGTAACCAGGGATGAACGCATTACCATAGAATATGCCGCCTTACTGCATGATATAGGGAAACTGGGTATGCCTGAAAAACTGTTGAAATTGCGCAATTATCTGACCAGCGAAGAAATGCAGCAATTACAGGCTCATGCGGAAATAGGCAGGAACCTGATTCAGCAGATACACGGTTTGAGTAATGTGGCCGAATTAATTTATTGCCACCATGAGAGATACAATGGAACAGGGTATCCCAGGCAGTTGGCGGGTCAGGATATTCCCTTCGGGGCCAGGGTCATCGCTATTGCCGACAGGTTTGACAATTTTATGTTTCGTGATGGGTTAAAGTTAGAACAGGCTTGCACGGAACTGAAAAACATTGCCGGAACAGAGTTGGACCCTGAATTGGTTGAGACCTTTTTGCAAGCGCTTATGAGTGATAAGAAAGTGATTATTCTCGATGATGACCGGCTGACTGAGCGCTTGGAATCGGGGGCGAAAGACGTAATTGAGCAGTTAAGGTATTACCTTGATAAATCCTGGGTACTGGAGTCTTTGCGGATGAATTATGTAGCGCTTTATGAAGACGGCCAGATAAAAAACCTGGGGCGGGAAGAAGTGCCTGATTCTATAAAAAGCTATTTGTTGGACTATCTGAAAGAGGGTATTGACAGATACGGCAAGGAATTTATTATCGATTCTGCATCTGCTAAGATTTTTGAGACTTATTTTATCCCGGTTTCAGAACGTTCATGTTTAATAACGGTTTTTGATATGACGGAAATATTAAAAACCGAAAAAGCCAGGGATGAAAGGGAAATTAATATTTACCGGGATGTCATTATGGCTGTTACCCAAGGTAAACTGCTCCTGGCTGCCAAGGAAGAAATACAAACCTATCATGATGAAGATAAGGTTCATTATCAAATGGAACTGGTAGAACCGCAAGATGTAGCCCGTGCACGGGCATTAATCAGGGAGGCGCTCCAGAAGGCACCCCTGCCCAACCGGCGAAAAACGCAAATGGTCCTATGTGTTTCTGAGGCAGCTACCAATGTTATCAAACACGTGGGGAAAGGCAAGGTTTTCGTTTATTTGCTGGATCATGCCATTCGCGTTATTATCCAGGATAACGGTCCGGGCATAGATATTTCCCAGTTGCCCCAGGTAACCTTGAGAAAAGGATACTCTACCAAGATTTCTTTAGGTTACGGATTTACCATCATGTTGGATTATTTGGACCGTTTAATAATGTCTACTACAGGCGGAACAACCCTGGTTCTGGAAATGGTTTACGGTATCGGACAGAGTAATAGCAGCCCCAGCAGGGTATTAGAAGAAAAGGTGGTGCCGGGAAATGCCAGTTGA